The Mustelus asterias chromosome 18, sMusAst1.hap1.1, whole genome shotgun sequence genome has a window encoding:
- the ppp2r5eb gene encoding protein phosphatase 2, regulatory subunit B', epsilon isoform X3 produces MDSLADLKLKEYKRATLNELVDFVAVGRGILTEQNYPEVVKMVSFNIFRTLPPSESSEFDPEEDEPTLEASWPHLQLVYEFFIRFLESQEFQPSIAKKYVDQKFILQLLELFNSEDPRERDYLKTVLHRIYGKFLGLRAFIRKQINNIFLQFVYETEHFNGVAELLEILGSIINGFALPLKAEHKQFLIKVLLPLHSVRTLSLFHAQLAYCIVQFLEKDPTLTESIVRGLLKFWPKTCSQKEVMFLGELEEILDVIEPTQFVKIQDPLFKQISRCVSSPHFQVAERALYYWNNEYIMSLIEENSAVILPIMFPSLYRISKEHWNPAIVALVYNVLKAFMEMNSPLFDELTATYKSDRQKEKKKEKEREELWKKLKALELKKGVIKGMQS; encoded by the exons ATGGATTCACTAGCAGATCTTAAACTGAAGGAGTACAAGCGCGCTACCCTTAATGAACTGGTGGACTTTGTCGCAGTTGGTCGAGGAATCTTGACAGAACAGAACTACCCTGAAGTAGTTAAAATG GTTTCTTTCAATATATTTAGGACACTTCCACCTTCAGAGTCATCAGAATTTGATCCAGAAGAAGATGAACCAACGCTTGAAGCATCCTGGCCTCATTTACAG CTTGTATATGAATTCTTCATTCGATTTTTGGAGAGTCAAGAATTCCAACCTAGTATTGCCAAAAAGTATGTAGATCAAAAATTTATATTGCAG CTTTTAGAGTTGTTCAACAGTGAGGACCCCCGAGAACGAGACTACCTAAAGACTGTCCTGCACAGAATTTATGGAAAGTTTCTTGGACTTAGAGCATTTATCCGGAAGCAAATTAACAATATTTTTCTACA ATTTGTTTATGAAACAGAACATTTTAATGGTGTAGCAGAACTCCTGGAAATATTAGGAAG TATAATAAATGGGTTTGCATTGCCTCTGAAGGCTGAACACAAACAATTTCTGATTAAGGTTCTGCTCCCTTTGCATTCTGTGAGGACTTTATCGCTTTTTCATGCGCAG TTGGCTTATTGCATTGTACAGTTTCTAGAAAAAGATCCAACGTTAACTGAATCG ATCGTCAGGGGTTTACTAAAGTTCTGGCCAAAAACTTGCAGTCAAAAAGAG GTCATGTTCCTCGGAGAGTTAGAGGAAATCTTGGATGTTATTGAGCCAACACAGTTTGTAAAAATTCAGGACCCGCTGTTCAAACAAATTTCCAGATGTGTTTCCAGCCCCCATTTCCAG GTGGCTGAGAGGGCACTTTATTACTGGAACAATGAATACATTATGAGTCTCATAGAAGAGAACTCTGCTGTGATCCTACCCATCATGTTTCCAAGCCTTTACAGAATCTCTAAAGAACATTGGAACCC GGCAATTGTAGCTTTAGTCTACAATGTACTTAAGGCTTTTATGGAAATGAACAGCCCTTTATTTGATGAATTGACAGCAACCTACAAGTCAGATCGCCAAAA GGAAAAGAAGAAGGAGAAGGAGAGGGAAGAGCTTTGGAAAAAGTTGAAGGCTCTTGAATTAAAGAAAGGTGTGATAAAAGGGATGCAATCTTAA